One genomic segment of uncultured Desulfobacter sp. includes these proteins:
- the glnD gene encoding [protein-PII] uridylyltransferase, translating into MDSPEAKLLIEQKQELIDQYLQGQETNFLEKMTTRLDEYFYGVFEKSIAARKMVISGNPFAIIALGGYGRKEQCIHSDVDLLILFDKVIPPDVEAFVQELLYPLWDARFEVGYAIRNINECIKMSFERFDILTTVLDARFICGASLIYSECMERFRQQLSAKYLKPTLNYLYENGEKRLEDFGDSSYLVSPDLKSGFGGLRDYHTLLWYAKIKSNIKTRRDLEYYGFLSQFEYDNLENALTYIWDVRNRLHYISQRKSDTLHFEHQAEVAGLMDYTDTSGLPQVEVFLGELHEKMDFLKQIYQITFEDIVSTCRIKKEAVGPRPTKTEGLVVKKRRLCFANTVTIIQHPDLLLRIFLESGQTRIPLSVEARRIASEFRHLVDDEVRTDPVCIKVFKRILGMSIWKFNVLNVMLSTGILAQFIPEFSPLVHKIQYNQYHLFPVDKHSIRCVQILNGFKDPGDSMMGTLYHSVFKEIRNKNVLLVAGLLHDIGKADPAKEHSRRGARIAKPVVERLGFSPVEREDILFLIENHLFLAKTATRRDIYDEETAVYTAHKIGKIRLLRMLFLITVADSKATGPKAWNDWTENLIKDLFFKTMGIIKTGELASKKTQRLIEKKKKDVLALLRESWREEEVTQQLSVMSRRYLLYVPPQNIVDHINLFRNLGDREYIWQITKENESDMRTVSICGKDKPGFYSKLAGVFFQNNIDIVGSQAYYLGDSHFLDIFNVRPPQDRLFEKEKWEKAGQDLSMALEDDYYLDNVLEKIPTEVTISSGSRPEDNQVRIDNETSSFFTIIEVLTYDFPGLLFAITNTLYRSGINVNVAMVATKVDQVIDVFYVRDIEGDQKIESEEKLNQIKTAIINRLPQIQSQEVMNEKN; encoded by the coding sequence ATGGATAGTCCTGAAGCCAAATTATTAATAGAACAGAAACAAGAGCTGATAGATCAGTACCTCCAGGGGCAAGAAACGAATTTCCTGGAAAAAATGACTACCCGTCTTGATGAATATTTTTACGGGGTGTTTGAAAAGAGTATTGCCGCCAGGAAAATGGTTATCTCGGGCAATCCTTTTGCCATCATTGCCTTGGGGGGATACGGAAGGAAGGAACAGTGTATTCATTCAGATGTTGATCTGCTTATCCTTTTTGATAAAGTCATTCCTCCGGATGTGGAAGCCTTTGTTCAGGAGCTTTTGTATCCTTTATGGGACGCCAGGTTTGAAGTGGGGTATGCAATTCGGAACATCAACGAATGTATTAAGATGTCCTTTGAGCGTTTTGATATCCTCACTACAGTGCTTGATGCCAGGTTTATCTGTGGGGCTTCCCTGATCTATTCCGAATGCATGGAAAGATTCAGACAGCAGTTGTCCGCAAAATACTTGAAACCTACGCTTAATTATTTGTATGAAAACGGAGAAAAGCGCCTGGAGGATTTTGGGGACTCTTCCTATCTGGTTTCCCCTGATTTAAAATCAGGATTTGGCGGCCTTCGGGATTACCATACCCTGTTGTGGTATGCTAAAATTAAATCCAATATCAAGACCCGCCGGGATCTGGAGTATTATGGGTTTCTTTCCCAGTTTGAATACGACAACCTGGAAAATGCGTTAACCTATATATGGGATGTGCGCAACCGTTTGCATTATATCAGTCAGCGGAAAAGCGACACGCTTCATTTTGAGCATCAGGCAGAAGTGGCCGGTTTGATGGATTATACGGATACCTCGGGCTTACCTCAGGTCGAGGTTTTCTTGGGTGAACTGCATGAAAAAATGGATTTTTTAAAGCAGATTTACCAGATTACATTTGAGGATATCGTATCCACCTGCCGGATTAAAAAAGAAGCTGTTGGCCCACGGCCCACAAAAACTGAAGGTCTCGTTGTAAAAAAACGACGGCTTTGTTTTGCAAATACCGTTACAATTATCCAACACCCTGATTTATTGCTGCGTATTTTTCTCGAAAGTGGGCAGACCCGGATACCCCTATCCGTTGAGGCCAGGCGGATCGCATCGGAATTCCGTCACCTTGTGGATGATGAGGTTCGCACGGATCCCGTATGTATCAAAGTTTTCAAGCGGATTCTGGGGATGTCCATCTGGAAATTTAACGTGCTTAATGTCATGCTTTCCACCGGTATCCTGGCCCAGTTTATTCCGGAATTTTCGCCCCTAGTGCATAAAATTCAGTATAATCAGTACCACCTGTTCCCTGTGGACAAGCATTCCATTCGCTGTGTTCAGATCCTCAACGGTTTCAAGGACCCCGGCGATAGTATGATGGGAACCCTTTATCATTCCGTGTTCAAGGAGATAAGGAATAAGAATGTTTTGCTTGTGGCAGGCCTTCTCCATGACATCGGTAAAGCCGATCCTGCCAAGGAGCACTCTCGCAGAGGTGCCAGAATAGCCAAGCCTGTTGTTGAGCGCCTTGGATTCAGTCCTGTGGAAAGGGAAGATATTCTTTTCCTCATCGAAAACCATTTGTTTTTGGCAAAAACCGCCACCCGCCGGGATATTTATGATGAGGAAACAGCCGTTTACACAGCGCATAAGATAGGAAAAATTCGGTTGTTGCGCATGCTTTTCCTGATTACGGTGGCCGATTCCAAAGCCACCGGACCTAAGGCCTGGAACGACTGGACGGAAAATTTGATCAAAGACCTGTTTTTTAAAACCATGGGTATCATCAAAACAGGGGAACTGGCGTCCAAGAAAACCCAGCGTCTTATTGAAAAAAAGAAAAAAGATGTCCTGGCTCTGTTGCGGGAAAGCTGGCGGGAGGAAGAGGTTACCCAGCAATTATCCGTTATGTCCCGGCGCTACCTGCTTTATGTGCCGCCCCAAAATATTGTTGATCATATTAATCTATTTAGAAACCTGGGAGACCGGGAATATATCTGGCAGATCACAAAAGAAAATGAGTCAGATATGAGAACGGTCTCCATTTGCGGCAAGGACAAGCCCGGGTTTTATTCCAAGCTTGCCGGGGTCTTTTTCCAGAATAATATTGATATTGTCGGCTCCCAGGCTTATTACCTGGGTGACAGCCATTTTCTGGATATTTTTAATGTCCGTCCTCCCCAGGACCGTCTTTTTGAAAAGGAAAAATGGGAAAAGGCCGGGCAGGATTTAAGCATGGCCCTTGAGGATGATTACTACCTGGATAATGTACTTGAGAAAATTCCCACGGAGGTGACCATATCCAGCGGCAGCAGACCCGAAGACAACCAGGTCCGCATAGACAATGAAACATCCAGTTTTTTTACGATTATTGAAGTTTTGACCTATGATTTTCCAGGGCTCTTGTTTGCCATTACCAATACCTTATACCGGTCCGGCATCAACGTAAATGTCGCCATGGTCGCCACTAAGGTGGATCAGGTGATTGACGTTTTTTACGTCCGGGATATTGAAGGGGACCAGAAAATAGAATCAGAAGAAAAATTGAATCAGATAAAAACCGCTATTATTAACCGTCTTCCACAGATACAGTCACAGGAGGTCATGAATGAAAAAAATTGA
- the tatA gene encoding twin-arginine translocase TatA/TatE family subunit: protein MIGGIGMPELIIILVIILIIFGAGKLPEIGAGLGKGIKNFKKATKEPIDDDKEKEPEKIDKE from the coding sequence ATGATTGGTGGTATAGGAATGCCGGAATTGATAATAATTCTGGTGATTATCCTTATTATATTCGGGGCGGGTAAGTTGCCTGAGATCGGTGCCGGTTTAGGAAAAGGCATTAAGAATTTTAAGAAGGCAACAAAAGAGCCCATTGATGACGACAAAGAAAAGGAACCCGAAAAAATAGACAAAGAATAA
- a CDS encoding MoxR family ATPase, which translates to MTKHQDARFQGARKYVLDPELASIVNISMTLEMPLLLKGEPGTGKTMLAHAIAETLDMQLITLNVKSSMKLVEALYQYDTLTRLNDSRFGDSTRDVSNIDDYIKMGKIGQAFCVEKRAVLLIDEIDKADTDFQDDMLDVLDQMQFDIIETDRTISAIHRPVIIITSNAKKDLSDPFLGRCNFHHIAFPEPKMMRKIIQVHFPAIDSKLAENAISAFYAARGIDGIEKKPATRELINWIRALQADPDFKAQDLLKGSMPFLGVMFKKSPDYERVKKVTGRSRRF; encoded by the coding sequence ATGACAAAACATCAAGACGCACGGTTCCAAGGGGCCCGGAAATATGTACTTGACCCCGAACTTGCATCCATTGTCAACATATCCATGACCCTTGAAATGCCCCTGCTTTTAAAAGGGGAACCCGGTACAGGCAAAACCATGCTGGCCCATGCCATTGCCGAGACCCTGGACATGCAGCTGATTACCCTCAACGTCAAATCCAGCATGAAACTTGTGGAAGCCCTTTACCAGTATGATACCCTTACCCGCCTCAATGATTCCCGGTTTGGTGACTCTACCAGGGATGTCAGCAATATTGACGATTATATAAAGATGGGCAAAATCGGGCAGGCATTCTGCGTAGAAAAGCGGGCGGTACTCCTCATTGATGAAATTGACAAGGCAGATACGGATTTTCAAGATGATATGCTCGATGTCCTGGACCAGATGCAGTTTGATATCATTGAAACCGACAGAACCATATCCGCCATTCACAGGCCTGTGATCATCATAACATCCAATGCAAAAAAAGACTTATCCGATCCCTTTCTCGGGCGTTGCAATTTTCACCACATTGCGTTTCCTGAGCCCAAAATGATGCGCAAAATTATCCAGGTCCACTTCCCGGCCATTGATTCAAAGCTGGCAGAAAATGCCATCAGTGCATTCTATGCAGCCAGGGGCATTGACGGAATAGAAAAAAAACCCGCCACCCGGGAACTGATCAACTGGATACGGGCCCTTCAGGCCGATCCCGACTTCAAGGCCCAAGACCTTCTCAAGGGCAGCATGCCGTTTTTAGGCGTAATGTTTAAAAAAAGCCCGGACTATGAACGGGTCAAAAAGGTAACCGGTCGATCCAGACGGTTCTAA